A genomic region of Lysinibacillus sp. 2017 contains the following coding sequences:
- a CDS encoding NETI motif-containing protein has protein sequence MTKKQVWYEVQENETIEQCLERMRQDGYMPFGRREEPIFEEINGEPVVLRQKIQFKGILIEE, from the coding sequence TTGACCAAAAAGCAAGTATGGTATGAAGTACAAGAAAATGAAACAATCGAGCAATGTCTAGAACGAATGAGACAGGATGGATACATGCCATTTGGACGCAGAGAGGAACCAATTTTTGAGGAAATTAATGGGGAACCCGTTGTTCTACGTCAAAAAATTCAATTTAAAGGCATATTGATAGAAGAATAA